The following DNA comes from Entelurus aequoreus isolate RoL-2023_Sb linkage group LG19, RoL_Eaeq_v1.1, whole genome shotgun sequence.
GACAGCAGCAGCAAGACAACCCTGAGGAGCAGAAAAAAAACAAGCGTCGTGTGTATTTTGTGGAACGACTTGACAAAACTATGAATGTTAATATGAGCTCTGATATCATAAGACCAAGCTACTTACAGTATCAAGTAGATGAAGAGCAGGATGTTGAGGGTGCCGACCTCGCTCTGAACCAGCAGGGACTTGGCCTTGTCCGTCACATTCCAGACCCACGAGTTACTTGAAACTGGGGAGGGGACAGCAAGCATGAGAGGACGGCTTTAATATCAGAGTCATGATGCATCTAAATTTGGCATGTGGGCATCATTTGTTATTAATGAAGCAGTGAGCAGATACTCAGCATCACAAGTCAAAAGGTTTTAATCTGCAAGCGTATTAAAAAAGCTTTCGCTTCATTTTGCAAAGAGTTTGTGTTTTATACCTGATACGGACCCCTCCTCCTCTGAAGACGAGCTCTCGCTCTGCTGGCTCCCGAAAGTGGACCCTCTTTTGCTAGGCACTGTCTCTGTGGAAGAGCGAGAGAGAAACATTAACGTCACACTCATTTTAGACCTTGGAATTATGCAAGTAATGCAGAGATGAgcaaaaacacatttgaaaaaacatggCAAGTCCTTCACCTCCGTGTGTGCTGCTGTCCACGAGTTTGTCCTGTAATGATGGCAAGTCTGAGCCGTCACACTGGTCTGAACTGCCGTCCAGACTGGACTGGCTAGAGCTCTGTCATGATAAGACACACAGATCATCAGACATTTACGGTGGAAGACAACAACATTACAGTATTGtccgaactataagccgctaaTTTTTCCCCCCACGCTTCGAACCCTGTGGCTTTTAAAATGGTGCGGctagccataatgttttgtattcaactaatcgttttcaaattacaatgacacagacactgaaaaggtgttttgTTTGTGccttggcgccatcttttggatgagttcactCACAGTAAGGTTGAAAATGTTCTTGTTTTgtgccttaaaccggaagtataaccgtccatTGCATTtttgctcaaaaggattcttcattcatcactccaagcaatgtttgtaagttttacaatacaactaaacaattcctacttactaaactaaccaatgtgtgatgtctgtaggagtatttttatgcatatttgtatgtgctatcataaAGTATTCAAGCTAGCTTTGTTAGCATTAGTGAGTATGCGAACACggttattattaatttacaattaccgtatttttcggactataagtcgcagtttttttttcatagtttcgggggtgcgacttatactcaggagcgacttatgtgtgaaatttttaacacattaccgtaaaatatcaaataacattatttagctcattcacgtaagagactagacgcacaagatttcatgggatttagcgattaggagtgacagattgtttgataaacgtatagcatgttctatatgttatagttatttgaatgactcttatcacaatatgttacgttaacatatcaggcacgttctcagttggttatttatgcgtcatataacgtacacttattcagcctgttgttcaatattctttatttattttaaattgcctttcaaatgtctattcttggtgttgggttttatcaaataaatttcccccaaaaatgcgacttatatactccagtgcgacttatgtttttttccttctttattatgcatttccggccggtgcgacttatactccggagcgatttatactcagaaaaatacggcaTATGTATATTGATTCTCCAATTTGgtaggtgcggcttaaatactgcTACAGCCCGGGAAATATGATATTTACGGATGCTGTAAATATTCTCGTTCTTCCAGTACATTTCTCAGGCAATTGAAACGATCCGAACTGAACTGTTCAGATTGTATTACAAGACAAGAAAGACAAGAACGGTTTGGAAACCATTCCTGTCTGGGCATGTAGCCACCCCCCCTGTAGGAAGTAAACACTTTGGATCCGCCAGACTATACTTGTTCTATCCAAGTATGTGAGCATGAAGACTTGCTCGAATGTCTAAATCAATCTGAACAGCCAAGTGCGATCAATACAATGCTCTGAATATTATCCACTCAACAGCCAGGTaggagaaaaacaaacaaaacaaaaaatcacaatataatcTCACATACCACAAGTTTGCACTTGTCGAAGCTGTGCTCAGCAGAGGAGATGACTGGGCTGTTGTTAGCGCTGCGATCCTGTGAATGAAATTTACCATTTCAGTGCTGAACATATTTGGTAGTCTGGCCGCCTCATGACAAAACATAGTGTCTAGGGATGCCCCGAGcaacatttttggcctctgaTCCCAATCCAATActttgacaataaattatagaACTGAACATGTTTTATGCAAgttaaccaaaaaaatatatctagctaATCACTTTATTATCGTTTATATACTGATTCTAAACTGTACTATGTATCGTTAGTATCAAtcgatcacccctactttacatttAAGCTTTAGCAATTAGCTTCTTGTGTCTTCCTCCTTGGTGactgtgtgtagcatgcttagccagTCATGTTCCTCTTGTCCCCCAGTGATAATGCTCCTTAGAAGAATTTTAGTTTATTTTCAACCCAGGTTTGTGACGATTAGAATCTTAGAAGTTGCTTTGAACTGTAGATAGACGATGCGTTCgttgcagcttgctctcaaaaTCGAGCCAGTATTCTGGCAAAACACGCACCTTCCTTGAATTCATGCAATTACTTCATGCATGAGTGCAACAAAGACTATGGAAATGTAGTCATGTCTGCCTGTAAGTGTGCATCTCATTTGAAGGGATCTTTCACGCACGTATAATCTTTAGCCATGTTCGATCAGTTAAAAAAAGGCGAATGTCGGCCATTGATTCAACCCCATGGATCGGGACATCAGTAATACGGTCATGTATAGTTTTAGTATGTTGTACATGTGTGCGTTTTGGGCCACTCACCTCCAGCTGAGGGGACACAGACCGCAGAAGCTGATAACAAGCTTCTCGGTTCCGCAACGAGACAAACAGAAACTGCACAGAACAAATAAACAGGAGAGAACATCAGCTATTGGATATTAGGTCggtaaatgtgttgttttaggaGAAAAGCTGACCTTTTCTCCCTCTGTGGTTCGGATTGACAAGGCATTTGGTACCAGCAAAGCAGTGTTCTGCTTCTTGAGAATGTGAATGGAGGAAACGGGGATAACGACCTGCAACAGAATAGAAACATAGGATTAGTTTTATTATCTTAGTTCTTCCAGTTTGGGCAATATGTAATCTTAACTCCAATAATGAGGTAAGCcgaagaaattgaaaaaaaaaaaaaagaagttatgtTAAGATAGTCCCTGGCTACCTTAGTGTCCTTGAGCAGAACAGAGGAGTGAAAACAGGCACGGCTGCCAGTTATGTACAGTCGACCATGGTAGGGCACTTCTTTTTGCAGGGCACAGATGTATGCTGGGAGATGAAGAGGCGTccatgaacatttcatccactcGGATCATTATCATTTTATAATCTAATACGTGTGTTCACTCACCATGTATCAAGTCTTCACTTTCTGGAATGGCTGGAAACAACTTGTGGAATGTTGCATTGTGCTTTGTGAAACTCTGCAAGAGAGAAGAACAAGAagtacaaaataagacaaagcaTCTAAACGAAATGTATTAACAGTAAAAATGTGATATTTTTCCACCCAACTGGATTTTAAGTAGCAATACTTCAGCTATCCTGCTATGGTCCCAGCTGGCAAGTTTTGTGCTGCATTCCGAGTGTGACGGCTGTGTTTCCACATGCCTCACAACAAATACAGTACACGACTGCCCCTAATAGTACGAGCACACCCTTCACTTACACTTTGGGTGCCGCTGCCTTCTGTCCTTTCAAAGTTTTTGCAGTCACTTTCAAACAGCTGCGACCTGCACACATAACACACAGCACATGTGAGAAGAATTTATCAAACATTTTATAAGATTATGGAAAGACACAGCCGTGTCACAGACACTACAATTCAAACATGTAAATCATCACCTTTCTCAAACAAACACAGCTTAAACAAGTTGCAGTATGCCAACAGTGTTGCCATCATAACATTATATAACTCTGACCCTCTCATGGCGGCGGACATTTACACTGAAGTTCATGTGGCTCGATTTACACTCCAACGTGCCAGGCTGATCATGGTGTTGGCGACTGTACACAACCTCAGGAAGCAGTCACGCACACATTAAAATCATGTGAGCGCACAGTCGCAGTGAGGGAGTCATGTGTGTGTCACGACGTGGCTCAGCTTCTCAAAGTCTTGTGATGCAAGTTTAACGTGACTGCAAACTTGAAACAAAGTCAAGTGCGTCAtcgtcagtgttgggttagttactgaaaaccagtaactagttacaattactagttactttatttcaaaagtaactcagttactaactcagttacttacaccaaaaagtaatgcgttactgtgaaaagtaactatttagttacttctttttttcaggctcccattaatgcccttttagccttcatttcagtactgttattgcactggagaataatacaatctgttgatcaacttgacatgcatttgcatcactgaacacagaaagcaatgtggtctacatacaacacacaaagacaaagatatgtttcaaagggccaatttatttcaggccagaaaaaattgacaaaactattttaaatagctgcaacataatggcactttaactttaactctaagtagataggatctttgatccaagacacaacttacattcaactaaaatgttattttctttgtgctcgacaaaagaaaagtattgagaatgtctccatgttaaaaaactcgacttctggcttcgccatgatgtcttgttagttgttatgagagtagcgtatgtgtgtgtgtgtgtggccctttaagatatgacagcatgagaggtgagtaacgttagtgagtgagtgggcgagagaggtgagggagcggcgacagtgagtgcgtgtaggtgctctagcttgatggatggctgcgtgcaataaagtcaaagttgcaacaaaccgccgggctcgtcattcaccctcagctgtaaagaccctcttccgggtaaagtgaaggttgttagatccgaagtacggctctggaggaacgtctgcggggaggcgtgctttctgtgggtgggggaaagcacgcctcttcttttccaccggagtgctccaataaaacacactcagatcttcagtttctagccgatactacataaaaataacgtaaaataacgcagtaacgcatcatgcagtaacggtaactgagttactgtatataaaaaaataacgcgttagattactagttaccgccgaaactaacggcgttacagtaacgcgttagtcccaacactggtcatcgTGCATATTTAACCATATAATTATTACGAGGAAGGGTTCCACAGTCTGTgtttgtattattaacttacattggcattattttagtattgttttagtttcatgATTTCACCAGAAACGGCACTGGACTcattgagtctgttaagctaactggagagctagcttccgcagctagtggatctgtgacaatgacttctgttttgtttgatcagccgtttcacttctaaatattttttttcccattttaaaatgttgtgggtgtggcttgtatacCGGTTCGCtaaatagtccggaaaatacagtactactATTTATGAATACAAATTAACTTTGTTGACCGCTAAATTAGCAACGCTGATTCTTTTGATCCATCTTTTTTTTCCTCGCGCTGAACAGGTGTGTTGTGTTTATAATAGAGTAGTTCCTAACCTGGTAGATGACTGTTTGGTGAGGGTCTTGTGAGGTTTCTCGAATTCCACCTGAGCAGCATCAAAGGACGTTTTCCGGTGCTCCACTTTtttgacgccatctttgctcgAGGCGCTCCTGCTTTTCTTCAGTTTGGCTGGTACTCCGCCACCACTCCCATCTAccggatagttgctggaaattggaagaaaaaaaatttagGCCCCAGAACATCTATGATGCACGTACATCACATGGTTGGTGATAGTTTTGCAATCACACTGGGTTACATATGTGTGACCATTTATTAGACAAGTGTCACTTTCACCAAATGCAGGGATTATTATGACTTCTAAAAACCTGTAATTACCACTTCTTGCATTCACCAGAGATCAAAATACTAAAAAAAGCAGCCTAAAGCTGAAAACTGCAGCTCCTTAGAATATATTTCACAAAACCCATGTTATTTAACTGCAGATATGTACGTGGCAGACTGATATGCAAAGCTTTATAGATTGCTAGGCAAGGCTACTCTTTCCCACTTCACAATGTTTTATAGAGATACGGTAAATTGCGTCAGTGCTCTGGCTTTACACAGCAGAtgctccaaaaaaaaatgttgagcctTTTCTTTTGGATACAGTAGCCACAGCTGAAAATGAACAATGGATAATTCTGTACAGCCTTGAAAATCAAATATGACAACTGACTGACACGTAGCAGCAACCTTAACAGGGTAGAGGACATGCCAACAATACGCATAAGAGGATACAATAATACAAAAGAGACACAAATAACCAAAATCAACTTACCTGCTAGATTTTAATCTTTTTGATGTACGAAAACTCATATACCTGCTGACAGTTGGCATTTCCTTTACTGAAAAACAACTACTTCTTCTTCTTGGGAAGAAAAATCAGTCTTCATGTCTAACTATGACGAGAAAAAGCCTCAGCAAGGTGTGGAGTCCACCTAATTTTTAAGATGTGAGCTTAAACCAGAGTCGTCCTGCTGTTATGTCTTTGTATGAATGTGTTGAAAGCGGAAGCCACTTTGTGCTTGTGGTGGTGTGACACTCCGTAAGAGGGTGACGTCAAACCAAGCCACTCCCCCCAAGCCGAACAGGCATGAAAGTAAGCAGCGAGGCACATACACAGTGAGGCATTGCAGTGTTCAGGAAAACACAGTAAGGCGTGTGCTGTTCAAACCGGCCCTCCTGGCCTAAAATTCAAGGAGTGGTATTAGCAACATCTGCCTAACAGCGACAACACAACATTATCATGATGTAAAGGTTTGTCAGAAATCTGCATAAAACTAAGCTACGTGCGAGTGAATGAAAAACAATTACATGACCCACAGGACTACATACCTGATATCTCTTGTGTGAATAAACCATGGCGAATGTTGAATGTGCATCACGTAAGATAACTGGAGCAAAGTTCACACAGCAAAGAAAATATATTGCGATGCAGCCTCGTCCGAGGGCTAGCATGTCATTATGCCTGACTGCATTAACCATGTAAGTAAAAGCTGGGAGTGGTGGG
Coding sequences within:
- the si:zfos-943e10.1 gene encoding GRAM domain-containing protein 2B isoform X2, producing the protein MPTVSRYMSFRTSKRLKSSSNYPVDGSGGGVPAKLKKSRSASSKDGVKKVEHRKTSFDAAQVEFEKPHKTLTKQSSTRSQLFESDCKNFERTEGSGTQSSFTKHNATFHKLFPAIPESEDLIHAYICALQKEVPYHGRLYITGSRACFHSSVLLKDTKVVIPVSSIHILKKQNTALLVPNALSIRTTEGEKFLFVSLRNREACYQLLRSVSPQLEDRSANNSPVISSAEHSFDKCKLVSSSQSSLDGSSDQCDGSDLPSLQDKLVDSSTHGETVPSKRGSTFGSQQSESSSSEEEGSVSVSSNSWVWNVTDKAKSLLVQSEVGTLNILLFIYLILVVLLLLSSGYIGLRIVALEEQLTSLGALPEFALQSGYPQDT
- the si:zfos-943e10.1 gene encoding GRAM domain-containing protein 2B isoform X1, translated to MLENKRDRFKTFLRKIDEKAMVRIKHFMQESNYPVDGSGGGVPAKLKKSRSASSKDGVKKVEHRKTSFDAAQVEFEKPHKTLTKQSSTRSQLFESDCKNFERTEGSGTQSSFTKHNATFHKLFPAIPESEDLIHAYICALQKEVPYHGRLYITGSRACFHSSVLLKDTKVVIPVSSIHILKKQNTALLVPNALSIRTTEGEKFLFVSLRNREACYQLLRSVSPQLEDRSANNSPVISSAEHSFDKCKLVSSSQSSLDGSSDQCDGSDLPSLQDKLVDSSTHGETVPSKRGSTFGSQQSESSSSEEEGSVSVSSNSWVWNVTDKAKSLLVQSEVGTLNILLFIYLILVVLLLLSSGYIGLRIVALEEQLTSLGALPEFALQSGYPQDT